The genomic window CCCCACCTTGTTTAGCCACTTTTTGGTTTTCTTTAAAGCCTATGGGGTTTTGGGTTTTAACAATGGCTGTGGTAGATGCTTCGCCCAACATCGAGAAAATCAGTTCCAAGTCAGTCATGTGATCACGCAGATTTTGGCTTTTTAAACCTTTAACTTTTTTGTATTCTGATGGTGTAAGCCCAAAAGTAGCTCTAGATATTTCGGCTGTTAAAATAGCATATTCTTTTTGTTCGTTTACCTCTCTATTTTTCCACTCGTCGGTAAGTTCTTCACGAATGGCGATGCTGCGCATACGCTTTTCAATCCAATCCTCATTATAGCCTTTAAGTTTATACAGCTCCCTTGCTCGTTGCGTAGCCAACTCTGGATTCTCTATCTCCTCTAAACGATCGGAACCTACTTGTGCCAGCCAAAGTTTAAAAGGTTCTGCCTTGGGCGAAGGAATGGATTGGATGATACGGAGAAGACCTTTTGAATTGGCAGCTTGTATTTTACGTTTTTTCCCATCGGCTGCTACCATTTCAACTAGGGTACAAATTGTACCCCAGTTGCTCTTAAGCTGCTCGTCACGGCTTAACATTCTTTTGATA from Pedobacter sp. SL55 includes these protein-coding regions:
- a CDS encoding Bro-N domain-containing protein, with the translated sequence MASIKLFESNQIRSVWNENKQKWYFSVQDVVEILTDSTDVKQYIKRMLSRDEQLKSNWGTICTLVEMVAADGKKRKIQAANSKGLLRIIQSIPSPKAEPFKLWLAQVGSDRLEEIENPELATQRARELYKLKGYNEDWIEKRMRSIAIREELTDEWKNREVNEQKEYAILTAEISRATFGLTPSEYKKVKGLKSQNLRDHMTDLELIFSMLGEASTTAIVKTQNPIGFKENQKVAKQGGAVAGNARKELESKTGQKVVSNQNYLPETKRIRKKDK